The DNA segment aactatagtctactccctatttcctatagggaaccaaaaccataccttcgtccgtcgtcagcccgctgatgtcgcatgctcTAGAgcttgggcatagcctagctacgacccctggacgccTTGCCAAAGCTCCGCCGCCCGGCCGCTACTACGAACACTGTtcgcaataaaaaaaatactatttcctactccaactcttaaaaaaaagtcccgaagcccttaaaatagagccattaccgggagaggagaggaaactTGACATTCCAAATGAGAGCTTCGGACCCCTTTTTATAGGCctgggatcggacggtccgaagtgggGTCGGAGGCTCCAATCATAACATGAATTCCACGTGTAGAGTgcattttgacacctcaatctggtggggagttcggacggtccgaactaggATCGGATGGTTCGAACTGCCACCTGTCCAATCCTCTTAGACACCTGGACCCtgttgagttcggacggtccaaactggTCCGCATGCTCCAAACTGTTTCGGGCCTTCCGAACTCATTTGACTGTTTTTGGACTGTCTGAGACCCTcgggacccttcctaccatttttgaacgttccggatctgattttccacttattttcaccaaataatgattctttaaacatgtttttgacacatttaaaattatatgtcattttctaacatgtttaaaatcacttaatcttataaaatgaaaccgggctactacattctcccccacttaagataatttcgtcctcgaaatacaTCTTAAGTACTGATATGGACTTGAGTAAGAACAACAAGTTCTTTATTCTCTCATATCATTTTACAAGACCTCACTAAATCCAAATAATCACTAGTAACATCATGGTTTTCAGACTGGGGTAACTTTCCAATAACCTTTCGAAGTATAAAATACTTTCAGAGAAATACTGGGAACACACACCACCACTTCCAATCCTGATTACAGTCCACATCTTCCATTATCAATCATCACTGTGTCCTGATGAAAATTGTCATCGCTTGACAACTCAAAATCATATCTCTAATCTCATAGGGAATCCTCCCAAATAAGTCTTACAATCACTTAATAAGAAACACAAATCACCATGCTGATCATGTCCCCGATCACTATCTGTAACTCTGATAAGGCCAGACGATACTGATCGAATCACCTGGTTCTCCCCTAGTACCACCTGCGAAAtctatccatccagaatgtacacttgtcaagaaattctttccaagactattctgaaaacgaaaaataaaatatgtatctctgataaagtcagacgataacgtTCAAATCTCTTGGCACTAATCCAATACCAATATCAAATTCATAAGAACATTCCTTTTGGTAATTAAACCCCTTGCTATAACTATGCAAAATATCAAGACTCAGGTAGCCTCCCCTAATAGCTATCTGGAATAAACCTCCCAGAAAACACCGGCATAGGTCGTGCTTCCTATCCCGTCTTGAACAACCCAACACAGTCCTCAGCACCTGGTATAATTCATCACTTAATgtatgatgaaaatccatcatcaataaCCAATGATCCAAACACCGAGTCTCTGAGGAAACAAGTCAACTCTGGCACTATGTCAaatcactgactttttgaaTCACTATAGGAAAAAGCCTAGAACTGATCATCTGAAAACTAGCACGACTCTAATCCTTGGTTATGCAAATATCAACTAATTCAACAGAGTTGAATATCGATCAGAAAATACTTGGAATTAAATTTAGAAAATTTCCAAATCATAAATCCACATGATTTTCAGAATACAACTTATTAACATTCTGTTATCACAAAACAAATTTATGAACAGAAACTTAAATAGATCATCCGTCAAAATAGAAACTGAGTGTCATCATTCTTATCTGACTGCATCTGAGCTCCCTGCAAAGCATAAATCTGACCCTGCATCCGAGACTGCTGACCATCTCCATGATGCCTAATATGGGTCCTCTGCTGCACTGATGCCTCAGACTGTCTACTCACCTAATATCCCATCCTAGATGCTTGCCCACTCTGTCCACCATGCTTGGGACAATCTCTCTTGAAGTGATCAACACTTCCACAGATGAAACAAGCTCCAGCAGCGGCTTTACAATTCTCAGTGGGATGATCTCTTTCACAGTGATCAAACTGTAACTTCTTCTTGCTCGACTGACGAGTCTCACCAGATCCTGCAGATGAAAAAGATCCTGACTTCTTAAACGACTGagtacggggacccaaagaactcgtggGTCTAGACGAGAGGAAAGACCTGTTGcgtcgaatgctatcctccaccTGGTGACATTGACTAACTAATCCCTCATAATTCATGTCATTACCCACAACTACTCGGTCATGGATTTTCGGATTAAGGCCCCGAAGAAACAGACTGTACTTGGCCTCGGTGCTGTCGGAAATCTTGGGGCAATAGGGCAATAgctcaaagaatttctgctggtactcgtcaatagacatcaAGCCCTGCCTCAAGCTCAACAGCTCACTAGCCTTCgcctgtcggagtgcaggaggaaaatacagcttctggaAAGCTGTGCAAAAATCCGCCCAGGTAACCACTCCTCGCACTGCGATGATAGGTGCGGACGCAGAACTCCACCACCTCTGTGCTCGTCCCTCCATGAGGAAATCAAGAGTTTCCATATTTTGCTTCCCAGTGCATCGGAACTCCCAAAAACAAACTTCCATACGCCGCAGCCAATTATCCGCATTCTCCGGTGACTATCCTTCGACCAAAGGTTTcggacccatctgcataaaTCTATGCATACTGAAACTCCTgcgatcatcatggcgatggtgatgacgACCTCGACGATGCTCTCGATCATCCTGATCACCCCAAAGTCCACCCACGCTACTATGGCTACTTTCGTCACCATGTCCCGCCATCTATACGATGATCAAAAGGTTAAACCAAATTTcaacaatctagatcccaagattactatgcatgatCTGAtgccataaatgtagt comes from the Henckelia pumila isolate YLH828 chromosome 1, ASM3356847v2, whole genome shotgun sequence genome and includes:
- the LOC140874044 gene encoding uncharacterized protein — protein: MEVCFWEFRCTGKQNMETLDFLMEGRAQRWWSSASAPIIAVRGVVTWADFCTAFQKLYFPPALRQAKASELLSLRQGLMSIDEYQQKFFELLPYCPKISDSTEAKYSLFLRGLNPKIHDRVVVGNDMNYEGLVSQCHQVEDSIRRNRSFLSSRPTSSLGPRTQSFKKSGSFSSAGSGETRQSSKKKLQFDHCERDHPTENCKAAAGACFICGSVDHFKRDCPKHGGQSGQASRMGY